DNA from Mycobacterium sp. SMC-8:
CGACGTGCCCCGGCGTGTCGCGCCTCAGGCTTCGCCGATGTCCCCGATATGGTCACGCAAGACCACCTGACCGTCGGCCAGGTGATAGGTCAGCCCCACGATCGCCAGTTTCCCGTCCCGCACCGCCTCGGAGATCGCGGTGGAGCGGCTCAGCAGCTGCCTGCCGGTCTCGGTGACGTGGCGGGCCTCGAACTCGTCGACCCGAGTCAACCCGTCGCGGCGGCCCAACAGGATCGACGGCGTCACCCGCTCCACGACGTCGCGGACGTACCCGGACGGCACGACTCCTTCGTCGAGCGCCGACAGTGTCGCTCCGACCGCGCCGCAGCTGTCGTGGCCGAGCACCACGA
Protein-coding regions in this window:
- a CDS encoding carbonic anhydrase, coding for MPNTSPLTAWKALKEGNERFVAGRPEHPSQSIEHRAKLAAAQKPTAVVFGCADSRVAAEIIFDQGLGDMFVVRTAGHVIDGAVLGSIEYAVTVLSVPLIVVLGHDSCGAVGATLSALDEGVVPSGYVRDVVERVTPSILLGRRDGLTRVDEFEARHVTETGRQLLSRSTAISEAVRDGKLAIVGLTYHLADGQVVLRDHIGDIGEA